The Alphaproteobacteria bacterium genome segment TGCGGACCGAAGGCGAGATTATCGCCGGCGCATTGGGCGAATCCGCGTTGGAGCCCCAATCGCTGGGCCCCTCGATAGACCCCACGGCCACGCGGCAACTTCTGCGCCGGCTCATCGAACCGACCGACGAGCGCGCCCGCGTCTTCGATCCGGACGGCGCATTGATTGCCGACAGCCGCAGCCTTCTCGAAGCCGGACGCGAGGTAGAGTTCGAGATTCTACCGCCTGTCGCCGACCTGTCCTTTGCCGAAAAAACCTACGACGCCACCGGCGATCTGTGGCGAACGATCACCGGCGGGCCTCGACTGCCGGCGTATATCGAGCGAAGCGATCAGGCTGGGCACGACTACCCTGAGGTGATCGGCGCCCTGGCGGGCGAGTTCGGTTCGGCGCAACGGGCAAGGAACGGCGAGGTCATCCTGTCCGTCGCATTACCCATCCAGTCGTTCAAGCGGGTTCTCGGGGTTTTGATGTTGACCGCGGACACCGCCGACGTCGATGCCCGGGTTAGAGAGTTCCGGCTCGCGATCTTGCAAGTTTCCGGCATCGCGTTCGCGATCACCGTCCTTCTGTCGCTGTACCTCGCCGGAACCATCGCCCGTCCCGTGAAACGCCTTGCCGCCGCCGCGGAACGCGTGCGCGGCGGCCCCGGCCGGGAGACTGAGATTCCCGATTTCACCTACCGTTTGGATGAGATCGGCGAGCTGTCCGGGGCATTGCGCGATATGACATCGACGCTCTACAAGCGCCTCGATGCCATCGAATCCTTTGCCGCCGATGTGGCCCACGAGATCAAGAATCCGTTGACCAGTCTACGGAGCGCCGTGGAGGCGTTGGACAAGGCCCGCGACGACGCCCAGCG includes the following:
- a CDS encoding stimulus-sensing domain-containing protein; this encodes MRVRQPEPRQRRGGLAFVTNRRAVGYRSVKGARRRLGSITARILTLNLLALMLLVFGLFYVDEFRDGLVEAKIQGLRTEGEIIAGALGESALEPQSLGPSIDPTATRQLLRRLIEPTDERARVFDPDGALIADSRSLLEAGREVEFEILPPVADLSFAEKTYDATGDLWRTITGGPRLPAYIERSDQAGHDYPEVIGALAGEFGSAQRARNGEVILSVALPIQSFKRVLGVLMLTADTADVDARVREFRLAILQVSGIAFAITVLLSLYLAGTIARPVKRLAAAAERVRGGPGRETEIPDFTYRLDEIGELSGALRDMTSTLYKRLDAIESFAADVAHEIKNPLTSLRSAVEALDKARDDAQRQQLLDIVRDDVGRIDRLLSDISDASRLDAELSRTQMAPVNLRRLLETIVEVHQATGKAGDIGFQLQIAGDGPFFVLGIEDRLGQVMRNIVGNARSFSPPGSTIALSLYRTGKTVEIACEDDGPGFPTENIDRVFERFYSQRPDGEAFGTHSGLGLSISRQIVDAHRGTIAATNRVDDQGVTCGARVTIVLPALDPGVDST